TGGCGCTTTCTTAACGAGGATTTTCTAAAGGAAGTCATCCCGACCAAGACGGAAACCAAGCTTTCGGCCCTTGTCGATATCGGCCGCGTGGACGAGAACGATATCTTGCCCAGGGAAGAAAGCGTGTTGGATTTGATTCGGGTAGCTACCTACATTAAAGATGTCGATAAAGCGATCGAGCTGATTGAGAAATTCCATTCCATGGGCTACGAAACCACGCTCAACATCATGGCTCTTTCTCACGTTAAAGAGAATGAATTGTCTGAAGCCTTCGCGGAAATCGCCAAATCTCCAGTCGATGTCGTCTATGTCGTCGATTCTTACGGAAGCATGGATCACCGGGATGTGGACTACATGATTTCCAAATTCCAGCGCATGCTCCCCGACAAAGAGCTGGGCGTGCATATGCACAACAACATGCAGTTGGCTTTCTCGAATACGCTTATCGGAGCCGAGAAAGGCGTTTCGTACCTGGATTCCTCGGTCTACGGCATGGGACGTGCAGCGGGCAACTGCCCGACGGAGCTTCTCGTCAGTTACCTGAAGCATCCGAAGTACAACCTTCGCCCGGTACTGGAAATTATCGAAAAGCTGATGATTCCGATGCGCGAAAAAGTCGAATGGGGTTATCTGATCCCCTATACCGTTACCGGCATTCTCAACGAGCATCCCCGTACGGCGATGGCGCTTAGAAACAGCGAGGACAAAGATAAATACGTGGAATTCTACGATCGGCTGACCTCACCGGAGATTATGGTGAAATAAACAAATCGACGCAAACTGGGCTGTCCCAAAAGTCTTAAATGACAAGGGGCAGCCCTTTTTTCTTACTTTGTTGCTTTATCCGGAGTGGAGAGGGGTTGCGGCCGCTGTTGAACGTCTTGTTCTTTTGAATTTATTAAAAGGTGAGAACGGGACGTTCAAAAGCGGACGTAAACTCCTTCACCCCTTCCCCACTCCCTCTCGCTGTCGTAATCAGATGAAATGCCCCAACGTCATTTAAGGACTTCTGTACAGCAAAAAGGGTAAAAAAATGAAAGAAATCGCTTCGCTTTGTTCACCTGAATGCCGAGTTCAGCCGTTTTCATGGCGGCGGCCTCAACCATTTTCACAACGATTTCTTGCGTCAAAACCGGCTTGCTGTAATAAACAGCCAATTCTAACCCCTCCTGTTAAAAGATGGCGGGATAAGCATCCCGCCATTACCGCATCCATCATATTTTTTTGCCGGCCCCCCTGAAGGGGGCGATCAATCTGATTCCGGTTTTCGGATAGGTTTTGCAGGCCAGACTGTAGCGCTGCTCCCGGTCCGAATCGTCCAGCACCGCCATCGAACATAAGCCCCTCTCGAAATCCCCGTCCACCACAAGCACCTTGCACATGCCGCACCCTCCGTTGCAGCAGCCGATCGGGATATCGAAAACCCCCGCGCGCATGGCGGCCCGCAAAATATCCTCCTGTTCGCCGCAACGGAAATGCTTCTCGCTGCTGCCGACCACCAGTGTAATATTGTGCATCGATTTTACATTAAGTCAAAGCGCTCATGAAGGATTCAATCAATGCGCGTCGGTGGTAGAAGATGCCTTGGCCGATTTTGTCTTCCGTCCATGTGATGGTCGGAAAATCCTGATAGGTGTAATATCCGCTGCAGAAGGCTTCGTTCCGGTTTCCGGAAGGATCGAAGAAATAAATGGTCTGTCCGCGGGTGATGCCATGGCGGGTTGGCGTGACTTCAATCTGGACGTCCTTCATGGTCAGGATGTCGGCCGCTTTCAGCACATCGTAGAAATTATCCACGTGGAAGGCAGCGTGATGCAGCTTGGCGTCCGGCCCTTTGACAAACGCCACGTCGTGGGCTTTGTTGGTGGTAAACAAGAAACTGCCCACCATTTCTTGACCGTCCACGGTCATGATCCTTTCGCTTTGCCCGAATCCAAGCACCTCCATGAAGAAGCGCGTAACATTGGAAAGATCATCCCCGGTCAACAAGACATGATCGAGATGATGCGGCGCAATCCCTTTGGCGTTTAACGGCCAGGGATGCGGATTCAAAGTGCCCGTGGCCGTCCCCACCCTTTCGATGTCGGCATACAGCTCCACAAAATGGCCTGTCGGCAGCTCGAAGCGGATTGCTTCCCCTTCCTTCAAACGGCTTCCGTCCGTAACCCGCTTCAGCGTCAATCCGAACTCTTCAATCTTCTTTTCGTATTGGGCCAGATCATCGACGTGCCTCACTTTGAAGGCAAAATGATCCATTCCGGGACGATCGGCTTTTTGCAGGATCACGCTGTGATGATCATATTCATCCCATGCTTTCAGATAAACCCTGTCGCCTTCTCTTCCCGTCTCCTCCAATCCGATAATGTTCGTGTAATAATCCACGGACTTTTCAAGGTCCATAACCCTCAATTCTACCCGCCCGATACGCATAATCGACATGCTAAAAACCTCCTTGTTTTTTTATAAATTTTACGCAATAATCGTCAGATCTCCGATCATGATTAAAGCCTGCAAGGCCAAAAATACCTGGTAACGCACGCTGGGATCGTTGATGTCGACTTGAAGGATCTCATTCAGCCGCTGCAGCCGGTATCTCAATCCACTGATGGAAAAGTTCATCAACCGCGCGGTCTGATGCAGATTGCATCCGTTATTCAGATAATGATACAGGGTTTGGGTCAGCTCCATATTCTTGTGTTTGTCATATTCGATCAGCCCGCCGATGATCTTGTGGGAAAATTTGCGTATTCCCTGAATATTCCCGTGCTGGAATAAAATCCCTGCAATACCCAACGATTCAAACAAGACGATAGTTTTGTCCCGGGTGCATACCTTGAGGGCGGCCACCGCTTCTTCGTACAAATTCTGGGCTTCCTCGATCGAATTCCCTTCCGAGCTGATGCCCAGCTGAAAGAAATAATTTTTATATTTCATGCGGCACACTTCGCTCAACTTTTGACAAAACTCCTGAAGAGAGAGCTGATTTTCTTCCAACAGCCCATACGGCATCAGCAGAACGATGCCTCCCGATTTTTGTCCAAGCAGCACGTTATAGCTTTGGTCCTTAAAATATTTGGACAGGGTGCCGATCAAGGTGTCGTTAAACTCCAGCTCCTCCCGGACCGACGGACTGGTCGAATGCTTGTCGATGACAATCATCCGGAAGCGTCTGGACAAATCGATGTGAATATAGCGGGCCCTGGCCATGATTTCTTTCCCCGTCAAGCTCCTGCTCAGAATTTCCTCCAGAAAATTTCCCCGAAGCCGCTGCTCCGCCTCGACCGCCGTCTTTTCATTAAACAAATACAAGGCACACACCAATGCGGCCTGCTCCAGAATCATCGCATCGACTTCTT
The sequence above is a segment of the Ferviditalea candida genome. Coding sequences within it:
- a CDS encoding aldolase catalytic domain-containing protein translates to MVRKDSHKILDCTIRDGGLVNNWDFSVEFVQNLYRGLSEAGVAYMEIGYKNSAKLLKSEDSGPWRFLNEDFLKEVIPTKTETKLSALVDIGRVDENDILPREESVLDLIRVATYIKDVDKAIELIEKFHSMGYETTLNIMALSHVKENELSEAFAEIAKSPVDVVYVVDSYGSMDHRDVDYMISKFQRMLPDKELGVHMHNNMQLAFSNTLIGAEKGVSYLDSSVYGMGRAAGNCPTELLVSYLKHPKYNLRPVLEIIEKLMIPMREKVEWGYLIPYTVTGILNEHPRTAMALRNSEDKDKYVEFYDRLTSPEIMVK
- a CDS encoding 2Fe-2S iron-sulfur cluster-binding protein; this translates as MHNITLVVGSSEKHFRCGEQEDILRAAMRAGVFDIPIGCCNGGCGMCKVLVVDGDFERGLCSMAVLDDSDREQRYSLACKTYPKTGIRLIAPFRGAGKKI
- a CDS encoding catechol 2,3-dioxygenase; amino-acid sequence: MSIMRIGRVELRVMDLEKSVDYYTNIIGLEETGREGDRVYLKAWDEYDHHSVILQKADRPGMDHFAFKVRHVDDLAQYEKKIEEFGLTLKRVTDGSRLKEGEAIRFELPTGHFVELYADIERVGTATGTLNPHPWPLNAKGIAPHHLDHVLLTGDDLSNVTRFFMEVLGFGQSERIMTVDGQEMVGSFLFTTNKAHDVAFVKGPDAKLHHAAFHVDNFYDVLKAADILTMKDVQIEVTPTRHGITRGQTIYFFDPSGNRNEAFCSGYYTYQDFPTITWTEDKIGQGIFYHRRALIESFMSALT